From the Musa acuminata AAA Group cultivar baxijiao chromosome BXJ3-7, Cavendish_Baxijiao_AAA, whole genome shotgun sequence genome, one window contains:
- the LOC103991862 gene encoding MAPK kinase substrate protein At1g80180, giving the protein MAGLQRSVQTFRRSGSSGMVWHERFLSEEKEEGGGRGGSEFRELGHSQSVGSSGTTEHRRIGGRQAFRAGAVPPAVDPPSPDVSGCLLCGIFGKPRSSDPSKPRRRQLRRTAQT; this is encoded by the coding sequence atggcTGGCCTGCAACGATCTGTACAAACTTTCAGGAGATCAGGCTCATCTGGAATGGTGTGGCACGAGCGGTTCCTCtccgaggagaaggaggaggggggaggaagaggagggtcAGAGTTCAGGGAACTCGGGCACTCGCAAAGTGTTGGATCGAGCGGGACGACCGAGCACAGACGCATCGGTGGCAGGCAAGCCTTCCGCGCAGGCGCCGTCCCACCAGCCGTAGACCCGCCGTCGCCAGACGTCTCTGGATGCCTTCTCTGTGGAATCTTCGGCAAGCCCAGGTCCAGCGATCCATCCAAGCCAAGAAGGCGTCAGCTGCGTCGGACGGCGCAAACATGA